From the genome of Erinaceus europaeus chromosome 1, mEriEur2.1, whole genome shotgun sequence:
CTCTGTCCATCCGGGGGTCTCTGTCCATCCGGGGGTCTCTGTCCTCCTGGGGGGGTCTCGGTCCATCTGGGGGTCTCCGTCCATCTGAAGATCTCTGTCCATCCAGGGGTCTCCATCCATCCGGGGCGTCTCCGTCCATCTGGGGGTCTCTGTCCATCCGGGGGGGGTCTCTGTCCATCCGGGGGGTCTCTGTCCTCCTGGGGGGTCTCCGTCCTCCTGGGGGGGTCTCCGTCCTCCTGGGGGGTCTCCGTCCATCTGGGGGTCTCCGTCCATCTGGGGGTCTCCGTCCATCTGGGGGTCTCCTTCCATCTGGGGGTCTCTGTCAATCTGGGGGGTCTCTGTCCATCTGGGGGTCTCCGTCCATCTGGGGGTCTCCGTCCATCTGGGGGTCTCCTTCCATCTGGGGGTCTCTGTCCATCTGGGGGGTCTCTGTCCATCTGGGGGTCTCCGTCCATCTGGGGGTCTCCGTCCATCTGGGGGTCTCCTTCCATCTGGGGGTCTCTGTCCATCTGGGGGGTCTCTGTCCATCTGGGGGTCTCCGTCCATCTGGGGGGTCTCCGTCCATCTGGGGGTCTCCGTCCATCTGGGGGTCTCCGTCCATCTGGGGGTCTCCTTCCATCTGGGGGTCTCTGTCCATCTGGGGGGTCTCTGTCCATCTGGGGGTCTCCGTCCATCTGGGGGTCTCCGTCCATCTGGGGGTCTCCATCCATCCGGGGCGTCTCCGTCCATCTGGGGGTCTCTGTCCTCCTGGGGGGTCTCCGTCCTCCTGGGGGGTCTCCGTCCATCTGGGGGTCTCCGTCCATCTGGGGGTCTCCGTCCATCTGGGGGGTCTCCGTCCATCTGGGGGGGTCTCCGTCCATCTGGGGGGTCTCCGTCCATCTGGGGGTCTCCTTCCATCTGGGGGTCTCTGTCCATCTGGGGGGGTCTCCGTCCATCTGGGGGTCTCCGTCCATCTGGGGGGTCTCTGTCCATCTGGGGGTCTCCGTCCATCTGGGGGTCTCCGTCCATCTGGGGGTCTCCTTCCATCTGGGGGTCTCTGTCCATCTGGGGGGGTCTCTGTCCATCTGGGGGTCTCCGTCCATCTGGGGGTCTCCGTCCATCTGGGGGTCTCCTTCCATCTGGGGGTCTCTGTCCATCTGGGGGGTCTCCGTCCATCTGGGGGTCTCCTTCCATCTGGGGGTCTCTGTCCATCTGGGGGGTCTCCGTCCATCTGGGGGTCTCCGTCCATCTGAGGGGTCTCCGTCCATCTGAGGGGTCTCTGTCCATCTGGGGGGTCTCCTTCCATCTGGGGGTCTCTGTCCATCTGGGGGGTCTCTGTCCATCTGGGGGTCTCCTTCCATCTGGGGGTCTGCGTGTAGCAGCCTCTGCCCTGAAGTCCCCCGTAGTGTCTGGAtggccccctcccccctcccctccctcccccctcccctctctccttcccctcccctccctcctccctcccctcccccttacgCGCCCCCCCCCCAGTGTTGTGGGGGCTCTGCACGGCCGCCCCGATCCGCCCTCCCTGGCGACCTGCATGCAGTGGGGCCACAGCCTCCgcgcccccccaccccgaccGGCAGGGCTCGCCCAACACCCCCCTGCAGAGGAGGCCGGGCCTGGTCGGGGTCAGGGAGAGGggctgcagggggagggagggagggagggcggggagcgcagggggagggagggaaggaggagggagggcggGCGCGGAGGCGGCGCtgcaggggcggggcggggcgcggcgcggcgcggcgggcGGTTCCCAGCAGGTGGAGGGATACGGCCGAGCCGGGACTACTTTCGGGGTCACGTGGCGACTCGGGGAACTTTCCAAACCTGCCGCCGCGGGGCTGCACCCCTGGGTGTCGGGGCGGGGGCCTCGGTCGGTCTCTGCAGGTCGCGCGGGGCGGCGCGGGGCCTGGATGCCGCACCCCGCTCCCCGCACCCCGCACCACCCCTTGCAGGGGGCACCCCCGCACTACcagcacccaccccaccccttgcaTCGGGCACCCCTGCACAACCCGAACCCCTTGCAAGaggcacccaccccaccccttgcaAGGGGCACCCCCGCTGCCGGGACGGGTGACCCCTGCCCCCAGCACACACCCCTGCCTGGACCCTGGGGTGGCAGGACTCGCAGCTGGACCCACCACCGCGCTCCCCCCTGGGCCTGGTGCTGGGGGCCGAGTTCCCGCGTGAGACAGAAGTCAGCGCCGGTCCAGGAGTGCAGCCCTCCCTGCCCGCTCCCTttgccctcctttcctttctcttattatgtatttacttttttccaaagatttacttacttatttattaatgagaaagataggggagagagaaagaaccagacgtcattcaggtacatgtgctgccagggattgaactcaggacctcaagcttgagagtccagtgctgtagccactgcgccacctcctggaccgattatttaattattggataaagactcccccttcctttctcttgggacacagaaaaagacacttgaaaagagagagaaaagaaattaaatccAGAGTATGTGAATTTGGGCCCAGATTGAGGCCCTGAGGTGTGTTGTTTcattttattctgttcttttttttaaatttatttctttattggggaattaatgttttacatttaacagtaaatacaatagtttgtacatccataacatttcccagtttcccatttaacaatacaaccccccactatgtcatttatcatccttcatcgacctgtattctccccaccattttattctattctatttaatttaattttgttattttattttattttatgtgtgtgtggcATCTGGGAGAACCAGGATCCATTTCGTGTGTGTCACAAGTC
Proteins encoded in this window:
- the LOC132542437 gene encoding basic salivary proline-rich protein 2-like, which gives rise to MDRDPQMEGDPQMDGDPPDGQRPPDGRRPPDGRRPPDGRRPPDGQRPPQMDRDPQMEGDPQMDGDPQMDGDPQMDRDPPDGRRPPDGRRPPQMDRDPQMEGDPQMDGDPPDGRRPPQMDGDPPDGRRPPDGRRPPDGRRPPRRTETPQEDRDPQMDGDAPDGWRPPDGRRPPDGRRPPDGQRPPRWTETPRWKETPRWTETPRWTETPRWTETPQMDGDPQMDRDPPDGQRPPDGRRPPDGRRPPDGRRPPDGQRPPRWTETPRWKETPRWTETPRWTETPRWTETPQIDRDPQMEGDPQMDGDPQMDGDPQMDGDPPGGRRPPQEDGDPPGGQRPPGWTETPPGWTETPRWTETPRMDGDPWMDRDLQMDGDPQMDRDPPRRTETPGWTETPGWTETPQMDRPPRVDRDPPGRQRSPEGRDPRMEETPWAYCPIWAVV